Proteins found in one Poecilia reticulata strain Guanapo linkage group LG15, Guppy_female_1.0+MT, whole genome shotgun sequence genomic segment:
- the LOC103476477 gene encoding ewing's tumor-associated antigen 1 homolog, translated as MSEPGAEAAAGSPEFSELWRKISEVDRGKGQARRGGQQMLATATSPGCNDLQSPRLRGGSSTSSSSRFLGSNVSESPGDVEASQDIFWDGTSPTHTGQGCKNIRAVKISDIVNRIVPKNIKRKVTESSLLHWIDDGAIPCTPDVPKQRIRKRSSRQSNVEDLMKLAKQFDKNMQQDEETSVQKNTVTGRLRDTGDVSENNVKEPRCPSLSEQAEAELRALFDSSTQGISGRLSEGSVSSQDRQDLAETLAFVDQRQSEPKPADKHSTNNLVDFEDDWDNDDLLNDSLILALTQDPSNPPKTLAKSHTNTTELASALQSTMNKKPEKLCKTSFGLLQDLCPKTKTRTRSTFKLESNPHFQTMLDKEAAKSDSTAAQPKSKSTEQKPATTKTNSNPQCEKVTNRVKFFQQASSVKDVSDSLWDDGDDDALLYQVCDSVERVSNSQPDEAAPKICKGQKSKGPVDRRQNMRNCDVNAESSGSSGVGVNRRSSGSFVRSYSLPLTSCETGNYQGWNIPLKGGNNKLGISQSFPGSQVGPGGDFSHGKVAIKPHPAMTRVTQNSMSQHAAFKRNVSDSAITNNKVFVTSKTAGKCSAAEIERKKQEALARKRLRMQNASKP; from the exons ATGTCGGAGCCGggggcagaagctgctgctggcagcCCTGAGTTCTCCGAGCTGTGGAGGAAGATCTCTGAAGTTGACCGCGGCAAAGGACAGGCCAGGAGAGGCGGACAGCAGATGCTAGCCACAGCAACTTCTCCTGGATGTAacg ATCTGCAGAGTCCTCGGCTGCGAGGcggcagcagcaccagcagcagcagcagattccTTGGCTCTAACGTGTCAGAGTCTCCAGGAGATGTTGAGGCTTCACAGGACATTTTCTGGGATGGCACATCCCCAACTCACACTG GTCAAGGATGTAAGAACATCAGAGCTGTGAAAATCTCTGATATTGTAAACCGCATTGTTCCGAAG aatataaaacGCAAAGTGACCGAATCCTCGTTGCTGCACTGGATCGACGATGGCGCGATCCCTTGCACCCCTGACGTTCCGAAGCAACGAATCCGGAAAAGGTCTTCCAG ACAGAGCAATGTGGAGGATCTCATGAAACTTGCCAAgcagtttgataaaaacatgcagcaagaTGAGGAGACTTCTGTCCAAAAGAACACCGTCACCGGTAGACTTCGTGACACCGGGGACGTCTCTGAAAACAACGTCAAAGAACCGAGGTGTCCATCTTTGTCGGAACAGGCGGAGGCAGAGCTTCGGGCTCTGTTTGACTCGTCCACGCAGGGAATCAGCGGCAGGTTGAGCGAAGGCTCGGTCTCTTCGCAAGACAGACAGGACCTAGCCGAGACTCTTGCCTTCGTTGACCAGAGACAGTCAGAACCCAAACCAGCAGATAAGCACTCTACAAATAACTTGGTTGACTTTGAGGACGACTGGGACAATGACGACCTACTCAATGACTCCTTGATCCTGGCACTGACGCAAGATCCAAGTAATCCTCCTAAGACCTTAGCAAAGTCTCACACAAACACCACAGAGTTAGCTTCTGCTCTCCAGTCAACTATGAATAAGAAGCCGGAGAAGCTGTGTAAAACGAGTTTTGGTTTGCTGCAGGACCTatgtccaaaaacaaaaactagaacTCGTAGCACTTTTAAGTTGGAATCCAATCCTCACTTTCAGACTATGCTGGATAAGGAAGCTGCAAAGTCTGATTCTACTGCTGCACAACCCAAATCGAAGAGCACAGAGCAGAAACCTGCTACCACAAAGACGAACTCCAATCCCCAATGCGAAAAAGTGACTAATAGGGTGAAGTTTTTTCAGCAGGCCTCTTCGGTTAAAGACGTTTCGGACAGTTTATGGGACGACGGCGATGACGACGCCCTCCTCTACCAGGTGTGCGACAGCGTGGAGAGGGTTTCCAACAGCCAGCCAGATGAAGCGGCTCCAAAAATCTGTAAGGGACAAAAATCGAAAGGGCCTGTAGACAGACGCCAGAATATGAGAAATTGTGATGTCAACGCCGAATCCTCTGGGAGTTCTGGTGTCGGTGTGAACAGACGATCATCGGGTTCTTTTGTTCGTTCCTACTCGCTGCCGTTGACTTCCTGTGAAACCGGAAACTACCAAGGATGGAACATTcctctgaaaggtggcaacaaCAAATTGGGGATTTCTCAAAGCTTCCCAGGTAGCCAAGTTGGTCCGGGTGGAGATTTCTCCCATGGCAAAGTGGCTATAAAGCCTCATCCAGCGATGACCAGAGTCACCCAGAACTCCATGTCCCAGCATGCAGCATTCAAGAGGAATGTGTCTGACTCAGCCATCACAAACAACAAAG TCTTTGTCACCAGCAAGACGGCAGGGAAGTGCTCTGCAGCGGAGATCGAGAGGAAGAAGCAGGAGGCTTTGGCCCGGAAGCGGCTGAGAATGCAAAACGCTTCAAAACCTTAG